ACTCATCCAAATCCGTCTGCGCAAAGGAGCTAGGGAACTGCTTGGTAATCACCTTCTCACCAGCCTTAGGGGTCAATTCCTCGAACTCCTTAGCCAGTTCAGTGTCCGGAGTGAAGACGGGTGCGCCGGCGGGGACTTGGTGAACGACGTGGACGATGTTCTTGCCATTGCCAGAGGCGCGGTACTTGCTTAAGAGGTTTGCAATGGACTTGCGGGTCTGGTCAATATTGGCAGTTGTCAGAAGGCCTGTGGCGTATTCGTTCTGGGcatcgatgatgatgagggtgGAGTCTTGGACGGAGGCGGTTGAGGGAGGGATGCCAATGGTTTGGCGGAAAGATTTGGCAACAGACATATTGTAGAAATTACGAGAAAAGTGATCGAGTTTAAGAGGGGTTTTCCCTTAAGTGTTTGGGAACAACAATGGCGAGATGTCGCGGGGTTTATATACAATCATCGGAGGATCGAAATCAATACTCTAGACCCGCTTTAATCGGCGGAACGGGGTCTTGGCGGGTAATCTAACCATTTTTGGGTAGAATTGCATCATCTTATTGGATCAACTTGAAGTATGGCATGG
This sequence is a window from Aspergillus chevalieri M1 DNA, chromosome 5, nearly complete sequence. Protein-coding genes within it:
- the ISC1_1 gene encoding putative isochorismatase family hydrolase (COG:Q;~EggNog:ENOG410PN9I;~InterPro:IPR000868,IPR036380;~PFAM:PF00857), encoding MSVAKSFRQTIGIPPSTASVQDSTLIIIDAQNEYATGLLTTANIDQTRKSIANLLSKYRASGNGKNIVHVVHQVPAGAPVFTPDTELAKEFEELTPKAGEKVITKQFPSSFAQTDLDEYLKGLGDVGKKIVLVGYMAHVCVSTTARAGAERGYDVIVARDAIGDRDIPGVGAAELVSVVLSELADGFGTVVSSEEIGA